The following proteins are co-located in the Amphiprion ocellaris isolate individual 3 ecotype Okinawa chromosome 7, ASM2253959v1, whole genome shotgun sequence genome:
- the dusp14 gene encoding dual specificity protein phosphatase 14, whose amino-acid sequence MGSRSQSFFHHHHHRSSMVPAAVPRLLPENGSLLGGIAQITPNLFLSRGNVASNRSLLLSKGITCVVNATIELPNFNWPHMEYVKVPLADMPHSPISLYFDSVADKIHSVGRKRGAVLVHCAAGVSRSASLCLAYLMKYHRVSLAEAHAWVKARRPVIRPNGGFWRQLIEYERKLFGRNSVKMVQTPYGVIPDVYERDRRSLAPYWGL is encoded by the coding sequence ATGGGTTCCCGCAGCCAAAGCTtcttccaccaccaccaccatcgcAGCTCCATGGTGCCGGCTGCAGTGCCGAGGCTGCTCCCCGAGAACGGCAGCCTGCTGGGAGGCATCGCTCAAATCACCCCCAACCTGTTCCTCAGCAGGGGCAACGTGGCGTCCAACCGCAGCCTGCTGCTGTCCAAAGGCATCACCTGTGTGGTCAACGCCACCATCGAGCTGCCCAACTTCAACTGGCCTCACATGGAGTACGTGAAGGTCCCTCTGGCCGACATGCCCCACTCTCCCATCTCGCTGTACTTCGACAGCGTGGCTGATAAGATCCACAGCGTGGGGCGTAAACGGGGGGCGGTGCTGGTGCACTGTGCAGCCGGGGTGAGCCGCTCGGCCTCCCTGTGCCTGGCGTACCTCATGAAGTATCACCGGGTGTCTCTGGCCGAGGCCCACGCCTGGGTCAAAGCCCGCCGCCCCGTCATCAGGCCCAACGGCGGCTTCTGGCGCCAGCTCATCGAGTACGAGAGGAAGCTGTTCGGTAGAAACTCTGTAAAGATGGTGCAGACGCCCTACGGGGTGATACCCGATGTTTACGAGAGGGACCGCAGGAGCCTCGCTCCCTACTGGGGCCTGTGA